A region of the Geomonas subterranea genome:
CTTTGCCTTGGCGGCTTTGGGGGCCGCTGCGGTCTTTGCCGGCGCCTTGGCTGCCTTTGCGGGTGCCTTGGCGGGCTTGGCTGCCTTGGCGGGCTTCACCGGCTTGGCGACGCCTTCTTTCTTGGCCTCTATGTTGGCCATGCGAACTTCACGGGCCTTGGCAAGGTTATCGGCCAGACCACGGTCCTGAGCCATCTTGCGGCGCGCCTCGGAATAGCTTTTCGCGGAAAGCGCCTGTTTGCTGGAGATGCCGAACTGCTTCTTGTAGGCACCGGGTTTCATGCCGTGGGCGGTGCTCAGGTGACGCGCGAGGGTCTTGAACCCACCCTTGCCGCAGATGAGGCAGACAACTTCATTCTTCTTGAAAGCCTCCTTGACTGAGACAGAAGAACGCGTTTCTTCTACACCTTCGATAGCCTGCCCGGCTTCGAGGTTTTTGAGTGCTGCATGAACCTTGGCTATTTCCGCAAGAAGCTCGTCCGATGTCATCGGCGTGCTGGAGGCGTGCGATGAGACGAGTTGTGCCGCTATTTCCACCAATGTCGCCATTAATCATCCTCCTTGGTATATGATGGACTGATTAATAGCAGAGACAAAAATATTGTCAATAATAAAGTACAAATAATGTTGGTCCTAACTTTGTATTTCTACATGCTTGATGTTAGGTTTGACGTTCGAAGAGTACAT
Encoded here:
- a CDS encoding MucR family transcriptional regulator — encoded protein: MATLVEIAAQLVSSHASSTPMTSDELLAEIAKVHAALKNLEAGQAIEGVEETRSSVSVKEAFKKNEVVCLICGKGGFKTLARHLSTAHGMKPGAYKKQFGISSKQALSAKSYSEARRKMAQDRGLADNLAKAREVRMANIEAKKEGVAKPVKPAKAAKPAKAPAKAAKAPAKTAAAPKAAKAKTTAPKAKK